A section of the Vibrio vulnificus CMCP6 genome encodes:
- the cysB gene encoding HTH-type transcriptional regulator CysB, translating to MKLQQLKYIVEVVNHNLNVSATAESLYTSQPGISKQVRLLEDELGIQIFERSGKHLTQVTRAGEDIVRISQEILARVESIKAVAGEHTHPEMGTLNISTTHTQARYALPDVIKGFVKRYPKVSLHMHQGTPSQMSEAIAKGTANFAIATEALHLYQDAIMLPCYHWNRSIVVPKEHPLAKKEKVTIQDLASYPLVTYVFGFTGRSELDTAFNRVGLTPRVVFTATDADVIKTYVRMGIGVGVIASMAVDKEQDKDLVSIDASHLFGASTTSIGFRRGTFLRSYMFDFMERFAPHLTRPVVEQAISLKSNAEIDEMFKDIVLPVR from the coding sequence ATGAAACTGCAACAACTGAAGTACATTGTTGAAGTCGTTAATCACAATCTAAATGTCTCGGCGACCGCCGAAAGCTTGTATACCTCTCAGCCAGGGATCAGTAAGCAGGTCAGGCTTTTAGAAGATGAGTTAGGCATTCAGATATTTGAACGAAGTGGTAAACACCTCACTCAAGTGACTCGAGCTGGGGAAGATATCGTGCGAATTTCGCAAGAAATTTTAGCTCGAGTTGAGAGTATTAAAGCTGTGGCAGGTGAGCATACTCATCCTGAAATGGGCACACTGAATATTTCTACCACCCATACACAGGCTCGTTATGCTTTACCGGATGTCATTAAAGGATTTGTTAAGCGTTACCCTAAGGTGTCACTGCATATGCACCAAGGGACGCCAAGTCAAATGTCCGAAGCGATTGCAAAAGGCACGGCGAACTTTGCTATTGCGACAGAAGCTCTTCATTTGTACCAAGACGCAATTATGTTGCCTTGTTACCATTGGAATCGTTCGATTGTTGTACCTAAAGAGCATCCATTGGCTAAGAAGGAAAAAGTGACTATTCAAGATTTGGCTTCTTATCCATTAGTGACTTATGTGTTTGGTTTTACAGGTCGATCTGAATTAGACACCGCGTTCAATCGAGTCGGATTAACACCGCGAGTGGTCTTTACGGCAACCGACGCGGATGTTATCAAAACCTATGTACGTATGGGGATCGGTGTGGGTGTAATTGCCAGCATGGCGGTAGATAAAGAGCAAGACAAAGATCTGGTATCGATCGATGCGAGCCACTTGTTTGGTGCAAGTACCACCAGTATCGGCTTCCGCCGAGGTACGTTCCTACGCTCATATATGTTTGATTTTATGGAAAGATTTGCACCTCATTTGACAAGGCCAGTAGTAGAACAGGCGATCTCGTTGAAATCAAATGCTGAGATTGATGAAATGTTTAAAGACATCGTTCTTCCCGTTCGTTAA
- the miaE gene encoding tRNA isopentenyl-2-thiomethyl-A-37 hydroxylase MiaE, which yields MISLEAYQDLLDPINHFLQCETPSEWVEEAKKPENLPTILIDHLLCELKAGQSAMYLIRKYAVDKESSHTLLDWFKPYENFAYRGIGSIETLKGKSNISKAIMAKSDSPYSQELIDKMVLLIKEELHHFYQVLEIICARGIEYENVTASRYAKGLLSHMKTHEPETLIDKLIIGGYIEARSCERFAKLAPHMDDDIAKFYVSLLRSEARHYQDYLTLAEQIAGKDISERVAYFGQIEAQLICSKDDDFKFHSGVPTR from the coding sequence ATGATATCTCTCGAAGCGTACCAAGATCTCCTTGACCCTATTAACCATTTTCTACAATGTGAAACACCTAGTGAATGGGTCGAAGAGGCCAAAAAACCAGAAAATCTTCCCACCATCCTGATAGATCATTTGCTTTGTGAGCTAAAGGCTGGGCAATCAGCTATGTATTTGATCCGTAAATATGCGGTGGATAAAGAAAGCTCGCATACCCTACTCGATTGGTTTAAGCCATACGAAAATTTTGCCTATCGTGGAATTGGCTCCATTGAAACACTAAAAGGCAAAAGTAATATTTCTAAAGCCATTATGGCTAAGTCAGACTCACCTTATAGCCAAGAGCTCATTGATAAAATGGTCTTACTCATTAAAGAGGAATTACACCACTTTTACCAAGTTCTGGAAATCATTTGTGCCAGAGGGATTGAATACGAAAATGTGACCGCAAGCCGTTACGCAAAAGGTCTGCTTTCACACATGAAAACACATGAGCCTGAAACACTGATCGATAAGCTTATTATCGGAGGGTATATTGAGGCAAGATCTTGTGAGAGGTTTGCAAAGCTCGCTCCTCACATGGACGATGACATTGCCAAGTTCTACGTTTCTCTGCTGCGCTCAGAAGCACGGCATTACCAAGATTACCTCACCCTCGCAGAACAGATCGCTGGCAAAGATATCAGCGAGCGAGTCGCCTATTTTGGCCAAATTGAAGCACAGCTGATTTGCTCAAAAGACGACGACTTTAAGTTTCACAGTGGCGTGCCTACACGCTGA
- the lrp gene encoding leucine-responsive transcriptional regulator Lrp, which translates to MVDNYKKPSKDLDRIDRNILNELQKDGRISNVELSKRVGLSPTPCLERVRRLERQGYITGYTALLNPQYLDASLLVFVEITLNRGAPDVFEQFNAAVQKLDDIQECHLVSGDFDYLLKTRVSDMGAYRKLLGDTLLRLPGVNDTRTYVVMEEVKQTNQLVIKTR; encoded by the coding sequence ATGGTAGATAACTACAAAAAGCCGTCCAAGGATCTAGACCGTATCGATCGCAATATTTTGAATGAATTGCAGAAAGATGGTCGAATTTCAAACGTTGAACTCTCTAAGCGCGTGGGGCTTTCTCCAACTCCATGTTTAGAGCGTGTTCGTCGCTTAGAGCGTCAAGGATACATTACGGGTTATACCGCATTGTTAAACCCTCAATACCTAGACGCCTCATTGCTCGTGTTTGTTGAAATTACGTTAAATCGTGGTGCGCCCGATGTATTTGAACAGTTTAATGCCGCGGTTCAAAAACTGGATGATATCCAAGAGTGTCATCTTGTTTCTGGTGATTTCGACTATCTATTAAAAACGCGTGTATCTGATATGGGTGCTTACCGTAAATTGCTCGGTGATACTCTGCTTCGTTTACCAGGTGTAAATGACACTCGAACCTACGTTGTAATGGAAGAAGTGAAGCAAACCAACCAACTTGTGATTAAAACACGTTAA
- a CDS encoding DUF2982 domain-containing protein: MQTLQLSNRYQLASSVFVKGLVVVFAIVGALLLFLSPSWPQALLSVGLLITVALFGVYLIQRSTVAYTLTPTHFQQHLFQGGWVVKWKNIEKIGICTYESEGWHQPLPWIGIKLVHYSPYLMAICPRVSTEILLSQRALLYLGARQHQCESQFEEMVLDPQPYIDEQGKEHTGLQAMLANRMKYQRRFFDYDIFISALDLDREAEEFVGLARRYLAAAEPDQ, from the coding sequence ATGCAAACTCTCCAGTTGTCAAACCGATATCAGCTTGCCAGCTCAGTCTTTGTTAAAGGACTGGTGGTGGTATTTGCGATTGTCGGCGCTTTGCTCCTGTTTCTGTCTCCAAGCTGGCCACAAGCGCTGCTCTCTGTTGGCCTGCTCATCACCGTTGCGCTGTTTGGTGTCTACCTGATACAACGCAGCACTGTCGCCTATACCCTCACGCCCACACACTTCCAGCAACATCTCTTTCAAGGTGGTTGGGTTGTAAAATGGAAGAACATCGAAAAAATTGGCATTTGTACCTATGAATCGGAAGGGTGGCATCAGCCTTTGCCGTGGATTGGCATCAAACTGGTGCACTACTCACCCTATTTGATGGCGATCTGCCCTCGCGTTTCGACGGAAATTCTGCTCAGTCAACGTGCACTGCTTTACCTCGGTGCGCGGCAACATCAGTGCGAAAGCCAATTTGAAGAGATGGTATTGGATCCCCAGCCGTATATTGATGAGCAAGGCAAAGAGCACACGGGTTTACAGGCGATGCTGGCAAATCGCATGAAATATCAAAGGCGTTTTTTCGATTACGATATTTTTATTTCAGCGCTAGATTTGGATAGAGAAGCAGAAGAGTTTGTTGGCCTAGCAAGGCGCTACTTGGCGGCGGCGGAGCCCGATCAATAA
- the ald gene encoding alanine dehydrogenase, whose amino-acid sequence MIIGVPKEIKNHEYRVGMIPASVRELISHGHQVFVETNAGAGIGFSDDDYIAVGASILPTAADVFAKAEMIVKVKEPQAVERAMLKEGQILFTYLHLAPDFPQTEELIKSKAVCIAYETVTDHMGRLPLLAPMSEVAGRMSIQAGAQTLEKSHGGRGLLLGGVPGVEPAKVVVIGGGVVGANAARMAVGLRADVTILDRNVDTLRKLDEEFQGRAKVVYSTEDAIEKHVLEADLVIGAVLIPGAAAPKLVTKEHIAKMKPGAAVVDVAIDQGGCFETSHATTHAEPTYIVDDVVHYCVANMPGAVARTSTFALNNATLPYIVKLANKGYREALSADKGFLLGLNVIHGKVTCKEVAESFNLEYVDPAEAIRMFS is encoded by the coding sequence ATGATTATTGGCGTTCCAAAGGAAATCAAGAACCACGAATACCGTGTTGGTATGATCCCAGCCAGTGTGAGAGAGCTTATCTCACATGGTCACCAAGTTTTTGTTGAAACTAATGCCGGTGCAGGCATCGGTTTTTCAGACGATGATTACATCGCTGTAGGCGCATCCATTCTTCCTACTGCTGCTGACGTCTTCGCGAAAGCAGAAATGATTGTAAAGGTAAAAGAACCTCAAGCTGTTGAGCGAGCCATGCTCAAAGAGGGGCAAATATTATTTACTTATTTGCACCTAGCTCCAGATTTTCCACAAACTGAAGAGCTAATCAAGAGCAAAGCTGTCTGCATTGCCTATGAGACTGTAACAGATCATATGGGTCGCTTACCACTACTTGCTCCAATGTCTGAAGTTGCTGGCCGTATGTCTATCCAAGCTGGTGCACAAACTCTAGAAAAATCTCACGGTGGCCGTGGTTTACTTCTTGGTGGTGTACCGGGCGTTGAACCAGCAAAAGTCGTTGTTATTGGCGGCGGTGTCGTTGGTGCTAACGCTGCTCGTATGGCTGTTGGCCTACGTGCTGATGTTACTATCCTTGACCGTAACGTGGATACGCTTCGTAAATTAGACGAAGAATTCCAAGGCCGCGCTAAAGTCGTTTATTCTACAGAAGATGCGATCGAGAAGCACGTTCTAGAAGCCGATCTTGTCATCGGTGCGGTGCTCATCCCAGGCGCAGCAGCACCAAAACTGGTCACAAAAGAACACATCGCTAAGATGAAGCCAGGTGCCGCTGTTGTTGACGTTGCAATCGACCAAGGCGGTTGTTTCGAAACTTCTCACGCAACCACACACGCAGAGCCGACTTACATTGTTGACGATGTCGTACACTACTGTGTTGCTAATATGCCAGGTGCCGTCGCTCGCACTTCTACTTTTGCCCTTAATAACGCGACTCTACCTTACATTGTTAAGCTTGCAAACAAAGGATATCGTGAAGCATTGTCAGCAGATAAAGGCTTCCTACTTGGTCTAAATGTGATTCACGGTAAAGTGACGTGCAAAGAAGTTGCAGAAAGCTTTAACCTAGAATACGTAGATCCAGCAGAAGCCATTCGCATGTTTAGCTAA
- a CDS encoding methyltransferase — protein sequence MQKQFQLLDEWLTEHQRFWRFEPFHQSLHEQLPWVDTHPDMCAWLNSLSAQELSQYKLDPTSLMADLGRFIPDSRTVLANIALAPHSITTIKLAERFGVGIPGRKLKQIEAMGSYSLTRHQGSEWLEWCSGKGYLGRVLSSQTRQRVTSFEYQLPLCQSGQSEADALNLPMHFVQGDALECQSKQYFKPEQHAVALHACGDLHVRMMQYGCEKGVAAMTIAPCCYHLIQSDAYQVLSSVAKLSTIRLSRSELRIPLQQTVTGGSRVQRHRQLEMNFRLGLDLLLRQECAFKEYAPVPSIKKSQLSLGFEAFCRWAAELKEWNLPQVNFDQYEAEGAKRFWRMERLSLVQQIFQRAIEMWLIYDKAMYLQEQGYQVSLSEFCDRDITPRNILIHASDRKNT from the coding sequence ATGCAAAAACAATTTCAATTGCTCGATGAATGGCTTACTGAGCACCAACGATTCTGGCGTTTTGAACCATTTCATCAAAGTTTGCATGAACAACTTCCTTGGGTCGACACGCATCCTGATATGTGTGCGTGGTTAAACTCACTCTCAGCGCAAGAGTTATCACAATACAAACTCGATCCCACTAGTTTGATGGCAGATCTTGGTAGGTTTATTCCAGATAGCAGAACGGTATTGGCGAACATTGCACTTGCACCACACTCGATAACGACCATTAAACTCGCTGAGCGTTTTGGTGTCGGAATTCCAGGACGAAAACTTAAGCAAATTGAAGCAATGGGCTCTTATAGCCTAACTCGTCACCAAGGGAGCGAATGGCTGGAATGGTGCTCGGGTAAGGGATATTTAGGCCGAGTTCTTTCTTCCCAAACCAGGCAACGCGTGACGAGTTTTGAGTATCAGTTACCCTTGTGCCAAAGTGGTCAATCCGAAGCGGATGCACTGAATCTGCCCATGCATTTTGTTCAAGGTGACGCTCTTGAATGTCAATCTAAACAATACTTTAAGCCCGAACAGCATGCCGTCGCCTTACATGCCTGCGGAGATTTACATGTTCGAATGATGCAGTATGGTTGCGAGAAAGGCGTAGCAGCGATGACGATTGCTCCTTGTTGTTATCACCTCATTCAGAGCGACGCTTACCAAGTATTGTCGAGTGTGGCTAAGCTCTCGACAATACGTCTTAGCCGAAGTGAACTGCGAATTCCATTGCAGCAGACAGTGACTGGTGGAAGCCGGGTTCAGCGACATCGACAATTAGAGATGAATTTTCGTCTTGGTTTGGATTTGCTACTAAGACAAGAGTGTGCTTTTAAAGAGTATGCGCCTGTACCGAGTATTAAAAAGTCACAGCTTTCACTTGGCTTTGAAGCGTTTTGTCGTTGGGCTGCGGAGCTGAAAGAATGGAACTTGCCGCAAGTGAACTTCGATCAGTATGAGGCTGAAGGTGCGAAACGTTTTTGGCGTATGGAAAGGCTAAGCTTGGTACAGCAAATCTTTCAACGTGCAATTGAAATGTGGCTTATTTATGACAAAGCCATGTATCTCCAAGAACAAGGGTATCAAGTATCGCTAAGTGAATTTTGCGATCGAGATATTACTCCGAGAAATATTCTTATTCACGCATCTGACAGAAAGAACACCTAA